From Toxorhynchites rutilus septentrionalis strain SRP chromosome 2, ASM2978413v1, whole genome shotgun sequence, a single genomic window includes:
- the LOC129767816 gene encoding uncharacterized protein LOC129767816 isoform X2 has product MCQTTIHPKDCCRMPPLVDESLLLACKQVHGGEELTRDHTRERGTCFMECAMNRTGTLIDGVLDQAKILRFIAERVGNLTLRQALSAACMKCFQSAHRFENEAPNHSAKHCSSTAARFIGCVNLENFKMCLDEYWNNSQDCNLLRKYIEGCSIPS; this is encoded by the exons ATGTGCCAAACCACCATT CACCCTAAAGATTGTTGCCGAATGCCACCCCTGGTCGACGAATCGTTACTGCTGGCCTGTAAACAAGTTCACGGTGGAGAGGAACTGACACGTGATCACACCCGCGAACGAGGAACC TGTTTCATGGAGTGCGCTATGAACAGAACTGGTACGCTAATTGATGGAGTATTAGATCAGGCCAAGATTCTACGCTTTATCGCAGAACGGGTTGGTAATCTCACGTTGAGGCAAGCACTCAGTGCGGCTTGCATGAAATGCTTTCAAAGTGCGCATCGGTTTGAAAACGAGGCCCCAAATCATAGCGCGAAACATTGCAGCAGCACGGCAGCTCGTTTCATTGGTTGTGTGAATTTGGAAAACTTTAAG ATGTGTTTGGACGAGTATTGGAACAACAGTCAGGACTGCAATTTATTGCGAAAATATATTGAAGGCTGTTCGATACCATCTTAG
- the LOC129767816 gene encoding uncharacterized protein LOC129767816 isoform X1: protein MSLLAHHAILLLTVLDCLRVKVSAITSPECAKPPLYVHPKDCCRMPPLVDESLLLACKQVHGGEELTRDHTRERGTCFMECAMNRTGTLIDGVLDQAKILRFIAERVGNLTLRQALSAACMKCFQSAHRFENEAPNHSAKHCSSTAARFIGCVNLENFKMCLDEYWNNSQDCNLLRKYIEGCSIPS, encoded by the exons ATGAGTTTGCTGGCTCATCATGCGATACTCTTGCTCACTGTTTTGGACTGCCTTCGAGTGAAAGTGTCTGCGATAACATCCCCCGAATGTGCCAAACCACCATTGTATGTG CACCCTAAAGATTGTTGCCGAATGCCACCCCTGGTCGACGAATCGTTACTGCTGGCCTGTAAACAAGTTCACGGTGGAGAGGAACTGACACGTGATCACACCCGCGAACGAGGAACC TGTTTCATGGAGTGCGCTATGAACAGAACTGGTACGCTAATTGATGGAGTATTAGATCAGGCCAAGATTCTACGCTTTATCGCAGAACGGGTTGGTAATCTCACGTTGAGGCAAGCACTCAGTGCGGCTTGCATGAAATGCTTTCAAAGTGCGCATCGGTTTGAAAACGAGGCCCCAAATCATAGCGCGAAACATTGCAGCAGCACGGCAGCTCGTTTCATTGGTTGTGTGAATTTGGAAAACTTTAAG ATGTGTTTGGACGAGTATTGGAACAACAGTCAGGACTGCAATTTATTGCGAAAATATATTGAAGGCTGTTCGATACCATCTTAG
- the LOC129770953 gene encoding uncharacterized protein LOC129770953 isoform X2, with protein sequence MIQSNVLRFVSLAVFAVTIQVTFTLECKDIHRREMEIVKCCSAPEIIQTDGLRECFEDMEEKKMLGCAIKCLLEKRGLLIGDEINEEKLLARIDSFEGEWKDTASNILKECSDKMRDMKAMMANMDPSKEVCNPTTVIYSLCIGKKSIESCPTNEWNDSELCNLVRSGKCDSMKRGPN encoded by the exons ATGATTCAATCCAATGTGCTGAGGTTCGTCTCACTCGCAGTTTTCGCTGTAACTATT CAAGTTACGTTTACACTGGAATGTAAGGATATACATAGAAGG GAAATGGAAATCGTGAAATGTTGCTCGGCTCCAGAGATTATTCAAACCGATGGCCTTCGGGAATGTTTCGAAGATATGGAAGAAAAGAAAATGTTAGGG TGCGCCATCAAATGTCTGCTGGAAAAACGAGGATTATTGATTGGGGATGAGATCAACGAGGAAAAATTGTTGGCAAGAATCGATAGCTTCGAAGGTGAATGGAAGGATACAGCTTCTAATATCCTAAAGGAATGCAGCGACAAAATGCGGGATATGAAGGCAATGATGGCCAACATGGATCCATCGAAAGAAGTCTGTAACCCGACGACGGTCATATATTCGTTGTGTATTGGGAAAAAGTCAATAGAGAGCTGCCCGACAAATGAATGGAATGATT CCGAGCTTTGTAACCTGGTTAGAAGCGGAAAATGTGATTCCATGAAGAGAGGACCCAACTGA
- the LOC129770953 gene encoding uncharacterized protein LOC129770953 isoform X1 has protein sequence MIQSNVLRFVSLAVFAVTIVRTIKQVTFTLECKDIHRREMEIVKCCSAPEIIQTDGLRECFEDMEEKKMLGCAIKCLLEKRGLLIGDEINEEKLLARIDSFEGEWKDTASNILKECSDKMRDMKAMMANMDPSKEVCNPTTVIYSLCIGKKSIESCPTNEWNDSELCNLVRSGKCDSMKRGPN, from the exons ATGATTCAATCCAATGTGCTGAGGTTCGTCTCACTCGCAGTTTTCGCTGTAACTATTGTAAGAACTATAAAA CAAGTTACGTTTACACTGGAATGTAAGGATATACATAGAAGG GAAATGGAAATCGTGAAATGTTGCTCGGCTCCAGAGATTATTCAAACCGATGGCCTTCGGGAATGTTTCGAAGATATGGAAGAAAAGAAAATGTTAGGG TGCGCCATCAAATGTCTGCTGGAAAAACGAGGATTATTGATTGGGGATGAGATCAACGAGGAAAAATTGTTGGCAAGAATCGATAGCTTCGAAGGTGAATGGAAGGATACAGCTTCTAATATCCTAAAGGAATGCAGCGACAAAATGCGGGATATGAAGGCAATGATGGCCAACATGGATCCATCGAAAGAAGTCTGTAACCCGACGACGGTCATATATTCGTTGTGTATTGGGAAAAAGTCAATAGAGAGCTGCCCGACAAATGAATGGAATGATT CCGAGCTTTGTAACCTGGTTAGAAGCGGAAAATGTGATTCCATGAAGAGAGGACCCAACTGA
- the LOC129770953 gene encoding uncharacterized protein LOC129770953 isoform X3, protein MRNDSIQCAEQVTFTLECKDIHRREMEIVKCCSAPEIIQTDGLRECFEDMEEKKMLGCAIKCLLEKRGLLIGDEINEEKLLARIDSFEGEWKDTASNILKECSDKMRDMKAMMANMDPSKEVCNPTTVIYSLCIGKKSIESCPTNEWNDSELCNLVRSGKCDSMKRGPN, encoded by the exons ATGCGAAATGATTCAATCCAATGTGCTGAG CAAGTTACGTTTACACTGGAATGTAAGGATATACATAGAAGG GAAATGGAAATCGTGAAATGTTGCTCGGCTCCAGAGATTATTCAAACCGATGGCCTTCGGGAATGTTTCGAAGATATGGAAGAAAAGAAAATGTTAGGG TGCGCCATCAAATGTCTGCTGGAAAAACGAGGATTATTGATTGGGGATGAGATCAACGAGGAAAAATTGTTGGCAAGAATCGATAGCTTCGAAGGTGAATGGAAGGATACAGCTTCTAATATCCTAAAGGAATGCAGCGACAAAATGCGGGATATGAAGGCAATGATGGCCAACATGGATCCATCGAAAGAAGTCTGTAACCCGACGACGGTCATATATTCGTTGTGTATTGGGAAAAAGTCAATAGAGAGCTGCCCGACAAATGAATGGAATGATT CCGAGCTTTGTAACCTGGTTAGAAGCGGAAAATGTGATTCCATGAAGAGAGGACCCAACTGA